Genomic window (Dolosigranulum savutiense):
ACAAAAATTAATATTCTATGGTATTATAAAAGAAGTGTAGAAAGGACGTTGGTTTATGTCATTAGAATTGAAGCAAGTCAGCGGCGGTTATGGTCAGCGAAAAGTGATTGATAACTTGACTTTTCAGATTGAGAGTGGGGAAGTAATGGGCTTGATTGGGCTCAATGGTGCGGGTAAAAGTACAACGATGAAGCACATTATGGGATTGTTGCAACCATTTAGTGGCTCAATACGAATCAATGGAAAAACCTTGGCAGAAGACGGTATTTCTTATCGGCAATTATTGGCTTATATTCCTGAATCTCCAATGCTATATCGTGCGCTTACTTTAAGAGAACACTTAGATATGACGGCTTTAGCGTATAATATTGAACCGGAAGTGGTGTTGGAGCGTGCTCGTCCATTACTAGAGATGTTTCGTCTGACGGAGCACTTGGATTGGTTTCCGACTGATTTCTCTAAGGGGATGAAGCAGAAGGTGATGATAATTTGTGCGTTGGTGACGGAACCGAGTGTGTTAATTATTGATGAACCGTTTATTGGACTTGATCCGTTAGCGATTCATGATTTTATGCAACTTATTCAAGACGGTAAAGCTCGAGGAACAGCTGTTTTAATGTCAACCCATGTGTTAATGAATGCTGAGAAAATTTGCGATCGTTTTGCCATTCTGCATCAAGGGCAATTGCAAAAGGTCGGTACTTTGGCAGATATTCAACAAGCAATGGGATTAATCGGAAGTAGTTTAGATGAGATTTACCAGCAATTGTTGCGAGGACAGGTGATAAGTAATGACGCTTGAGGAGTTATTTAAGAAGCGACAAGCTCACTTTACTAAGCAATTGATGAAGTATGGTAAACTAGTCTTTAATGATCATTTTATGCTTATTTTGGTAGTATTTATCGGGGCACTAGGATATACTTACTCAACTTGGCTGGAGACAATTGATCGTTCAGCGATGTATTTAGTTTTTATCGCGCTAACAATGGGCTATTTGACGCTTTTTTTGGGGGAAACGGCAACTTATTTAGAGGAAGCGGATGAATTATTTCTTTTGCCGAAAGAGCAGGACTATATAACTATTTATCAACAGCAAACGATTAAAAGCTACTGCATCCATTTAGTGCCGATGATCATTGCTGTATTTCTTATCCGTCCTATTCTATCAACCGTGGCAAACTTTAACTTATCCGATATGGTGGCGCTTCTGTTGATGTGGGCAAGTATGAAGGCGATTGATGTGTCAGTGAGCTATTATATCGATGTAAGTGGGGAACAACAGCTGAAGCGATATCGACTTAGCTGGCGAATCATTATGTATCTGGCGACATTATTAAGTGTCTATTTTATGCTGATGATAGCTATTGTCAGTATAGTGATTGCAGCAGTTGTGGTCTATAATTGTCTGATTCAGTCTCCAATCGTTTCGCAACTGCAGCTGGATGTATTAATTGAGAGAGAGCAAGAGCGCAAGCAGCGTATTTATTATTTCTTTCATTTATTTACTGATGTGCCTTATATCGAACAAACACCGCATCGCTTACGAAGGTTGGATTCAGTTATTGAGTGGTTACAACCGCGTGAAGTTAGTAGTTTTGGGTATTATTTGCGTCGCGAATTTGTTCGACAACGAACATATAGTGGCCTCGTTGTACGCTTGTTGATGGTGGGCGTACTGGCGATCATATTTATTGATGAATCAGTGATGATTTACATGTTAAGTGTGCTAAGTCATTACTTCATACTCATTCAACTATTACCACTCAGAGAGACATTGCTGAAGCACCCACAGTTCGCCCTTCATCCACCAACCGCTACACACATTCGTCAAGATTTACAAGTTTTCTTCAGACAGTTATCCATTATTGTCAGTATATTATTTGGACTTGCTGGACTAGCACAGTCATTCACGGCTGCTAGCATACTATTTGGATTAAATCTTTTATTCATGGGTGGATTTATTTATTTATATTTACCGTATTATTTTAGCAAGTGAAGCCTATTTTGACCGATAGGAAATCTGTTGTTTTAGCAAAAAATTAAGAAGTTACATGTGTTAGCCGAACATTTAATCGGTTGACGGACATTGGTTTTGGCTATAAAATAGAAAGTGGATAAGAGACGTAATGAATAAAAAATAGATAGATAAGGGTTGAGATAATGAGTTTTGAACAAGAAACGGGGTGGACGCTGCACCCATTGAACGGCGAGACAGGACAAGCTTATATGGGCATCAAAAATGAACAAAAGTTATTTTTAAAGCGGAATACCTCACCATTCTTGGCTGCGTTATCTCTAGAAGGCATTTCGCCGAAGCTAGTCTGGACGAAGCGGACGAGCAACGGCGATATTTTAACGGCTCAAAAATGGTGTAATGGACGGACACTGTACAAAAAAGAAATGAATATGGTACGAGTTGCCCATAAATTAAAAGGAGTTCACTCCTCAGAGACGTTGAAGAAGATGCTGAAGCGAGTGGGGGGACAAACTTATCGACCAGAAGATTGTCTGACGGACTATTTTACTGGCTTACCAGTTGATTTAAGACATCATCCTACACTTGCGCAGGCAATCCGGTTATTAAAAAAACAACTGGAAACTTTGCCGGTGCCCTCAGACTATTGTGTTTGTCATGGGGATGCGTCGCATAAGAATTGGTTATTGTCTGATGAGCAAGAGTTATACTTAGTAGACTGGGATTCAGTTGTCTTAGCCGATCCAGCTTTTGATATAGGTCAATATATGGCTAGATATTATCCACAAATTGACACGACTCAATGGCTCTACGCATATGACAAGCAGTTGACAGAGTCTTTTCGTAAGCGAATTGATTGGTACCGTTTAATGGTGAGTCTATTTGATATTAAAGCAGCGTACATGAGTAGTCGTTTTCATAAAATGAATGAAATAATTATTCAAGTCGATGAATGGATAAAAGAAATAATGTAGCGTTAGAATAATTATTCTAGCGCTCTTTTAAGGAGATGAGAAAGTGAGATTAAGACATAAACCGTGGGCGAATGATATGTTGGCAGACTATCCTAATTATGTTATTCATGATGCCGATCATCCGGAGAATTTGCGGGGGAAATGGTCGGAGCGATTTGGCAACGATCAGCCAATTCATATTGAAATTGGTATGGGGAAAGGTCAGTTTATTATTGAAAGTGCGAAACGCCACCCTGAAATTAATTATATTGGGATTGAGCGTCAATCGAGCGTGATGGTCAGCGCATTGGAAAAACAAATTGAAGCAGACTTAGATAATGTTTGGTTGTTGCGTGAGAATGGACGTGATTTGACCGATTATTTTGCGCCAGGGGAAGTTGATCGGATTTATTTAACATTCAGTGATCCATGGCCAAAAAATCGCCATGAGAAGCGTCGTCTAACCTATAAAGATTTTTTAGCAGTCTATGAAGTGCTGTTGCATGACGCAGGGGAATTGCACTTCAAGACAGATAATCAAGGACTTTTCGAATATTCATTAGCCAGTTTCTCGCAATATGGCATGATCTTGGACGAGGTTTATTTGGACTTGCATGCGAGTGATTTTGAAGATAATGTCAAGACTGAATACGAAGAAAAATTCTCGGCGAAGGGACAACGCATTTACCGTGTCCACGCTCATTTTCCGGGTAAATAATTAAAAAACCTGATCAATTCGTTGTTAGAATATACTAACGGGGTTGATCAGGTTCTTTGTTGCGTTATATTATAGGCGGTACATATCAATTAAGCTGCCAGTATAGGCATCGACGATAAATTCATATTGAACCAGTTCATCTGCTTCCCGTCGAGTAATGCCCCCAAAGTAAACAGCAGTTTCGTGAGCAAATTTCTTCCATGGCACACGCTTCATTTCAATCCATGAGCCTTCAATCGGTCCCTCAGCTTTAAAATCGCGTTTTATACGATCCAGAATCTCATCCGGTTCCAATGTGCGACGTTTAGCCAATTGTTTTTCAGCAAACATACCGAAGCCAAATGCAACGAGGAAGCCAACAATACTTCCAGCAACTATTTTTTGTTCTTTCGAGAGTTCATCAAACATAGTGTTCCTCCGTTCTTTCTATATGTCCATTTTAAAGAATTTTGGCGGGAAGTCAACTCTTAATCTGAGAATTAAAGAGATGGCGTAAGGGAATGAAAATCATTTATTTAAAGCCACATCAATTTGTTGTATAATGGAGATACTGACAGATGAAGGGGAGGAAGAGTTAGGAAGCTAACTCGCATAACAATGAATGATAAAACGTTTCAAACCATTAAAACGTTAACTGAAATCCAGAGTACTGCTGGATTTGAACATAATATTCGTAACTACTTAAGAAAAGAAATGACACCACTCGTTGATGAGGTACAGGTGGATGGTCTCGGTGGTATTTTTGGGATTCGTCGTCACAAAGATACGGATGCACCGAAGTTAATGATTGCGTCCCATATGGATGAAATTGGCTTTATGGTGAAGGCAATTAAAGATAACGGACTACTGGAAGTAACGGCGCTAGGTGGCTGGAGTCCCTATGTGGTCTCAGCCCAACGTTTTACCGTCCAAACATCTTCTGGGGATTATCCTATCGTATCGAGCTCTGTTCCGCCACATTTACTTCGTGGCAAAAATAATAAGTCTTCCATCGATGTGAGTGATATTTTATTCGATGGAGGATTTACTTCTAAAGAAGAAGCAGAGTCATTCGGTGTACGACCAGGTGATCCGATTGTCCCAGATGTTGAGACTATCCAGATGGCGAATGGAAAAGTTTTAGCTAGCAAAGCATGGGATAACCGCTTCGGAACAGCAGCCATCTTAGAATCGCTCCGTGATCTGAAAGATACGTCACTGAAATCAACTTTAATTGCCGGTGCTAACGTTCAAGAAGAAGTGGGTTTACGCGGAACAAAAGGAGCTGTCCGTAAGTTTAAACCGGATGTTTTCTTCGCTATCGACTGTTCACCGGCTGATGATATGAGCGGTGCGAAAGATGCAAATGGCCGTATGGGAGATGGCGTATTGATTCGAATATACGATCCAAGTTATATCATGTCACGTGAAATGCGTGACTATCTCTTAGATACTGCAGAATCGAATAATATCCCGTACCAATATTATACGTCAAAAGGTGGAACTGATGCAGCAGCGGCTCATCAACTACTTGAGGGGATTCCGACTGGTGTGATTGCGATGGCTGGCCGTTATATCCATACGCATCAGACATTATTCCATATTGAAGATTACTATGCTGCCAAAGCATTACTTCAAGAAATTATTACAACATTTGACCAAAGCACACTGGACACATTAACCGTAAAATAAATAATGAACATATAAGGAGAATATCATGATTGCAACAAGCTATAACAACAAAGGATTAACGGATACATTAATTATTACATTGGCTCAGTCCGATGTCGCTGACCAAACATTTAAGCGTGAAGGGAATATCACTGAAATTAAACGGGAGAATCAAGTTGTTGGCTACAACATCTTTCAAGCATCTGAGTTAATTGATCTATCAGAGAGTGGTCCGATGCAATTAAGTGAGGAACAAATTAGTACTCTAAACGATGCTATTCAAGCAGCGGGATTTGACGGTCAATTGGAAGCAGATTTATCGCCAAAATTTGTCGTTGGTTATGTGAAAGAGTGCAAACCGCACGAAGATAGCGATCATTTAAGTATCACGCAAGTAGAAGTGGACGGTGGCGAGACGCTACAAATTGTCTGTGGTGCTAGCAATATCGCGCAAGATCAGACGGTTGTGGTGGCCAAACCAGGTGCTATTATGCCGGATGGAATGGTTATCTATCCCGGTGAATTGCGCGGTGTAGAGAGCTTAGGGATGATTTGTTCAGCGAGAGAACTGGGCATTGAATCCGACCAGAAGAAAGGTATTCTCGTTCTAGACGACACTTATGAAGTCGGTCAAGCATTTCAATTTTAATTAATAGACGTTTTAATGAAGGGAGTCAGCTATGGGAAAATATGATGGGCCTAGTTTTTTGAAACAACAGCAGGCAAGTAAACAGGCAACTCAATCAAAACAGTCGGGGTTATTGCCAAAATATAATCGAACAAAGAGTGCAACAGACACAACAGAACTGCAAGTAGATCAGAAGAAACAGCTAAATCATTCGTCAAGCTCATCAAATAAGCCTATTTTTCGAGCAACTGAGGTTCCATCACCCATATTTGGCTACAATAAAAAACAACGCGAACGTATGGGGAAGGCAGATGTCACTAAAAAATATGAGCTAGAATGGAATTATCAACGACTCCAATCTCATATGATGCAAAAGATTAAAAATAAAGAATTTATTATGACCGAAGAATGCTTATCTCCGCGTATTATTTCGCGATGGAAAAAGTATGAACCGAGTATTGAGCAAAGCTCTCGACCTAAAAAGGACCATTCAGCCACTTCCAAATCATCAACTCATCAGTCAAAGCAGCGCTCATCTGAATCAAGAAAAAAGAAACACTAGCTTTTTTTGAAGATTTCATTTATTATGATAAGGCTGATAGATAGAGAAATTTGGGAGGAACGAAAATGGATCAGAATATAATTTATCATTTTGTAGGTATTAAGGGATCAGGGATGAGTGCCTTAGCGACTATTCTACATGATCGTGGATTGGCTGTACAAGGGTCCGATGTCGCAAAATATTTCTTTACACAAAAACGTTTGGAAGATAAAGGTATTAAAATAGTTGAATTTAACGAAGCAAATATTGAAGCGGGGATGATGATTATTGCTGGTAATGCCTTCTCTGATGACCATGTAGAACTGGTGAAGGCGAGAGAATTGGGATTGAATATTGTTCGTTATCATGATTTTATGTCAGAAATTATGACGGAATCAACTAGTATCGCGATTACTGGCTCACACGGAAAAACATCAACAACTGGTCTAATGGCACACGTCTTAAGACATATAAAACCAACCAGTTATCTAATTGGAGATGGGACAGGAAATGGAGAAGCTAACGCAGATTATTTTGTCTTCGAAGCATGTGAATATCGTCGTCATTTCCTATCATACACACCTGATTATGCGGTTATTACAAATATCGACTTTGATCATCCTGATTACTACACAAGTATTGATGATGTGCAAGAAGCATTTACAGCATTTGCTTCTGGTGTTAAAAAAGCAATCTTCGCGTGTGGAGATGATCAACGTCTCTTAAATATGGCGAGTTCGGTCCCCATTATTTTTTATGGAATGGGCGAACATAATGATTTTCGTGCTGAGAACATTGAGCGAACGACAGAAGGGTCAAGCTTTGATGTCTATATTCGTGGAGAATATTATGCACATTTCGATATTCCAACATTTGGTCAACATAATATTCAAAACGCACTATCAGTGATTGCTGTGGCTCACTATGAAGGATTAGAGCGTGATAGCGTCGCAACACACTTACGCTCATTTGCCGGTGTTAAGCGCCGATTTTCAGAAAAAATATTTGAAAAAACAGTTATCATCGATGATTATGCGCATCATCCAGCTGAAATTAGAGCGACTTTGGATGCAGCTAGACAAAAATACCCCAATAAAGAAATTATTGCCGTCTTCCAGCCACATACATTTACACGAACCATTGCTTTGCTAACAGAATTTGCTGAAGCATTGGATCTAGCCGATAATGTCTATTTATGTAATATTTTCAACTCCGCCCGAGAAGCAAGTGGTAACATCACAATTGATGATTTATTAGCTAAGACGACAAAGGGGCGATCTGTCTTGCATGAAGATGATGTTTCGCCGCTCTTAGATCACCGTGATGGCGTTATTGTCTTTATGGGAGCAGGAGATGTTGATAAATTTGAATTTGCCTTTGAAAAATTATTGTCTAGTACGCAGCGCTCACAATTATAAAATAAATGACTCACTAAAAAATAATAACGTACAACTCTCTTTTGTTGCCTTGAGCAATGAAAGAGAGTTTTTTAAACAACAAATAATTATAAAAATCCAAACTATTAGACTAACTATCGAACAACGAATTGACTTTTAGAAGAGAGGCAAGTATAATCAATAGAAGTTGAGGGAGCTGTCTATAATTTTTTATTGTTTCAAGAGAGGATTCTGAGAGTGAAAATAGCTAAACGAATGATGTATACGTGTTTATTGTCAGCAATGGTGTTAACTATTATATTTTTTTTACAAGATATTATGCCTTTTGGAGATCAGACATTATTTGCAGTAGATATGAACCATCAATATATTGATTTTTTTAAGTACTACAAGTATGCTATTGAACAAGCTCCGGAACAAATTCTTTATTCTTTTCAAAAAGGATTAGGCGGGGAAATGATTCAATTATGGGCATATTATTTAATGAGTCCATTCAATTTGGTATTCTTATTCTTTAAAGAGGAGCATTTTCCCGCAGCGGTTACATTCCTTACCACATTAAAGTTAATCACAGCTATGGCTACGATGCATTTTTATATACATAAACGATCAAAACTTAATTTATTACAAGAGGTAACGCTTTCGTTAGCGTATGGATTAATGTCTTATCTGATAGTATACCATGCTAATATTATGTGGTTGGATGGTGTCATATTTTTACCGCTTGTTGTTTGCTACCTAGAAATATGGCTAGCTACTCATCGGAATGGGTGGCTATATGCTCTTTTTTTAGGTATCACAATTATTTCAAATTATTATATTGGATTTATGATATGCCTGTTTCTTGGATTATATGCAGGATATTATTTAATAGTAAAGATAGACCGTTGTACGACAAAAAAGATAAAACAGTACGGAGGATTTATTGCTTATTCTATCTTAGGGGCTAGTTTGTCGGCTGTTATTATGCTACCTAATATTCAATTGTTGCGACAAGGAAAAGCGGCAGATGCCTCTTTACAGTGGGGAAATATAATTTCATATACTCCAATTGATATTTTTTCTAAGCAATTTATTGGTGCATTTCAATATAATGATTTGATTAGTGGACCGCCGCATACATATATTGGAGTATTTGCTGCATTGCTTGTATCGCTGTATTTAGTGAATAAACGTATCCCTCTTCAAAGAAGATTAAGTGCACTAGGTATGATAAGTATACTTTACCTATCGACTATGATAGATGTGTTGAATCAAATTTGGCATGGAGGACAATTTCCAGTATGGTTTCCGCACCGTTTTTCATTTATCATTTGTTTCTTTTTCATTTTAGTAGCAATAGAGTCATTAGAGCATTTTACGGGAATCAATTTCACAACATATGGTATTTTTGTTAGCTTGGTGACAATTATTTGTCTATATTATAGTCAATCCTCTTACGGTTTTTTATCGCATAAAAAGATTGCAATAACTTGGCTTTTATCTGTTGGCATCTTAACTATTTTATGGAAAACACCTCAGTTGAAGCAAAAAACCTGTGCGCTTATATTAATGATAACCCTTCTAGATTTGGGGTTAAATCAATGGATTATTATGGAAAATCATGGTTATGCAGCTGCAAGTGACTATATAACTTACTCCGATAAATTGCAAGAAATAACAAATCATTTCGAGCAACCGGATATTTTTTATCGTGTTTCATTTGATTCACATCGACGGTATAATGATGCGATGAATGCACATTATAATGGGATGAATCATTATAGTTCCAATACAGAGCGAGGATCAATGGCCTTATTTAATTATTTAGGATTACCGACATATCATTATGTATTGGATTATTCACACGGTACTTGGCTAACAGATGGATTATTTAATATTAAATACGGCATCAGCGTGAATGAACAGCAGCAACAGCATACCATTTTAAATCATATTAGTACAAGATATGATCATCTGACATATGATTTAGTTGCAGACACCGATGAATACACGATTCGACAGAATCCCTCTCGAATCACCTTAGGAACCGCTGTTAATTCACATATTTTAACTAGTCAATTTAATGAAAATATGCCGATATACAATCAGGAATTACTATTCCAACTATTATCCCAATCAGATAATAAGTTATTTTCGCCGTTAACTTTGACCTATCAGCAGGCGAATAATGCAACTGAGACATATAATCAGTGGCACATTACCGATGCTGATCAAGAAGCTTGGATAACGTATCATTATCAATCAACCCAATCAGATAATCCGCTATATTTAATGTTGCCCAAGCATTTAACCCATGATGTCGTCAATATCACTATCAACGGTAAAACATTGAAATATGCGGAACGATTTAGTGCTAATCAAGTCATCTCAATTCCAATGAGTTCGAATGAAGATAATATAATCCAGATTAATCTGAAACAAGATCACATAGCGTTAGATGATATGGCTATTTATGAATTAAATAAAGAAATATTTGAAGAAACATTATCAAAACAGAACAATTTCCAAATAAAGACATTTAAGCATAGTTATATCAAAGGCGAAATTGAAGCGACAGAAAATGAATCATATATGCTCACAACAATTCTATATGACGAAAATTGGCAAGTTAAGATAGATGGTAAAAAAGTCAAGACGGTCAAATTATTGGATACACTACTAGGTATTCCTTTAAAAGCTGGACAACAAACAGTTGAATTAACGTATCGACCTACTAGCTTGTGGATAGGTATAGGAGTGAGTATATTATCTCTCGTAATCATTAGTTTGGAAGCAATGAACAAAAAGAAAAGGAAGCGCGTATAATGAATAGTATTGCCATTGTAGTACCCTGTTATAACGAAGAAGAAATGTTACCTATTTATGTTGATAAAATGCGATTATTGCAGGAAGAGTTTTCAGAAACTACTTTAAAATTGTATCTAGTTAATGACGGTTCTTCTGATAATACATTACCAGTGATGAGAGATTTACAACAACAATTCCCGTCTTTCATTCATTATATTAGTTTATCGCGAAATTTTGGAAAAGAAGCGGCTATGTTAGCTGGTTTAGAGGCAACAACTGAAGAGTACATTACAATAATGGATGCGGACTTACAAGACCCACCAGAATTACTGCTAGAGATGTATCGATTAATTCATGAAGAAAAACGTTATGATGTAGTCGGAACAAAACGCGTGAATAGACAAGGAGAGCCTCTAATACGTTCGTGGTTTTCAAATATGTATTACAGTATAAATAATTTAATTTCAGGCACTAAGTTAGAGGCGGGTGTTCGAGATTATCGATTGATGACGAGACAAGTAGTAGATGCGATACTTTCATTACCAGAAAGAAATCGATTTTCGAAAGGAATATTTGCCTGGGTCGGTTTTGATACGTATTATTTACCCTATGAAAACCGTGAGAGATTTGCTGGGGATACTAGTTGGTCATTTTTTTCACTGTTCTCTTATTCTTTAGAGGGTTTTATTTCATTTTCTGAAACACCATTAGATATAGCTAGTTTTTTAGGACTGATTACATTTTTACTTGCATTAATTGGTGGCGTATATATCATTATCAAGACAGTTTTATGGGGCAATCCAACCCCGGGATGGCCATCTTTAGCAGTTATTATTTTAGCAATCGGTGGCTTGCAGCTTCTTTCTATTGGTATTTTAGGAAAATATATCGGAAAAATGTTTGTCGAAACAAAAGGGCGACCTCACTATATTATTAAAGAACAAAGTAAAGAGAAAAACTAGAAGACGATCGTCTTCTAGTTTTTCTCTTTAAAAATAATTAATTTACTTACAAAATAATTAGTTAAGATAACAATAATATTTGCAGTGATTTTGACTAAAAGACTGTCAAAGTGAAGCATATCGATGCCAATAAGCGTAATCGCTAGATCAAGAAGCCCTGTTAGTGCTCGATAAGAGAAGAATAACATAAATTCTTTTAGTATAATTTTGCCGGACCAAGACACACTACCAAAAACAAATTGTTTATTTGTAATAAAAGCAGTGACTAAAGCCGCTAACCAAGCTAAAATGGTACTAGTAAATGTGCTTAAACGCAATAGATGAAAAGTAAAATAGAAAAAAAGTATATTTACAAAAGTAGTAACGCCACCGAAAAATAGATATAGCAAAACAAGTTTATATTTTTTGAAAAAATTTTCTAACATACATTGGACCTTTCTATTTATTCTATGAATTGACTCTATCACATATTTTTAAAATAGTACAGAGTTTATTAACTCATTTTGAATTTGAAATATCACGTGGAGCCCCATTTATTTATGATGTCCTTTAATCTATACGGATTGCTCATCTAATTCATTAAAGATTAGTCTACAATGAGCTATTTAATAGCTAGCATATGTTTATTTATTGCAACAGATACCGCTTGAAATAATACCATGTAACAGTTAAAGTCTATTATAATCTTAATGATTTCTTCAAAGAAATATGATAAAATCAACTGTAGAGTGTACGATTTAGAAATAAGTAATAGAAGTAATAGTGAGAGGGACATTAAATGTTGAATAAAACGCTTCAAAATTTAAAAATTAGTATAGTTATTCCCGTTTATAATGTTGAGAATTATGTTGAACGATGTTTGCAATCGGTAGTAAATCAAACAATTTTTAGTCAGCTAGATATTGTGATTGTCAATGATGGCAGTACCGATGATAGTTTAGCTATTTGTCAATCATTTGCAGCACAGTATGATAATATTAAGATTATTTCACAAGAAAATAGTGGGTTGGCTGCTGCTCGAATAACGGGTCTTGATTATTGCCAAGAGGATTATATTACATTTATAGATTCAGATGATTTTATTGAAGAGGATTGTATGGAAATCTTATTGAATCTAATATCTGACTATAATGCCGACATCGCACAGATCAATTATTATGCTTATTTCGAAGATGGTCAAAAAGTGAAATCTACTAGCAATACTAGCCTAAA
Coding sequences:
- a CDS encoding ABC transporter ATP-binding protein — its product is MSLELKQVSGGYGQRKVIDNLTFQIESGEVMGLIGLNGAGKSTTMKHIMGLLQPFSGSIRINGKTLAEDGISYRQLLAYIPESPMLYRALTLREHLDMTALAYNIEPEVVLERARPLLEMFRLTEHLDWFPTDFSKGMKQKVMIICALVTEPSVLIIDEPFIGLDPLAIHDFMQLIQDGKARGTAVLMSTHVLMNAEKICDRFAILHQGQLQKVGTLADIQQAMGLIGSSLDEIYQQLLRGQVISNDA
- a CDS encoding PepSY domain-containing protein is translated as MFDELSKEQKIVAGSIVGFLVAFGFGMFAEKQLAKRRTLEPDEILDRIKRDFKAEGPIEGSWIEMKRVPWKKFAHETAVYFGGITRREADELVQYEFIVDAYTGSLIDMYRL
- the murC gene encoding UDP-N-acetylmuramate--L-alanine ligase gives rise to the protein MDQNIIYHFVGIKGSGMSALATILHDRGLAVQGSDVAKYFFTQKRLEDKGIKIVEFNEANIEAGMMIIAGNAFSDDHVELVKARELGLNIVRYHDFMSEIMTESTSIAITGSHGKTSTTGLMAHVLRHIKPTSYLIGDGTGNGEANADYFVFEACEYRRHFLSYTPDYAVITNIDFDHPDYYTSIDDVQEAFTAFASGVKKAIFACGDDQRLLNMASSVPIIFYGMGEHNDFRAENIERTTEGSSFDVYIRGEYYAHFDIPTFGQHNIQNALSVIAVAHYEGLERDSVATHLRSFAGVKRRFSEKIFEKTVIIDDYAHHPAEIRATLDAARQKYPNKEIIAVFQPHTFTRTIALLTEFAEALDLADNVYLCNIFNSAREASGNITIDDLLAKTTKGRSVLHEDDVSPLLDHRDGVIVFMGAGDVDKFEFAFEKLLSSTQRSQL
- a CDS encoding phosphotransferase family protein, translated to MSFEQETGWTLHPLNGETGQAYMGIKNEQKLFLKRNTSPFLAALSLEGISPKLVWTKRTSNGDILTAQKWCNGRTLYKKEMNMVRVAHKLKGVHSSETLKKMLKRVGGQTYRPEDCLTDYFTGLPVDLRHHPTLAQAIRLLKKQLETLPVPSDYCVCHGDASHKNWLLSDEQELYLVDWDSVVLADPAFDIGQYMARYYPQIDTTQWLYAYDKQLTESFRKRIDWYRLMVSLFDIKAAYMSSRFHKMNEIIIQVDEWIKEIM
- the ytpR gene encoding YtpR family tRNA-binding protein, giving the protein MIATSYNNKGLTDTLIITLAQSDVADQTFKREGNITEIKRENQVVGYNIFQASELIDLSESGPMQLSEEQISTLNDAIQAAGFDGQLEADLSPKFVVGYVKECKPHEDSDHLSITQVEVDGGETLQIVCGASNIAQDQTVVVAKPGAIMPDGMVIYPGELRGVESLGMICSARELGIESDQKKGILVLDDTYEVGQAFQF
- the pepA gene encoding glutamyl aminopeptidase; translation: MNDKTFQTIKTLTEIQSTAGFEHNIRNYLRKEMTPLVDEVQVDGLGGIFGIRRHKDTDAPKLMIASHMDEIGFMVKAIKDNGLLEVTALGGWSPYVVSAQRFTVQTSSGDYPIVSSSVPPHLLRGKNNKSSIDVSDILFDGGFTSKEEAESFGVRPGDPIVPDVETIQMANGKVLASKAWDNRFGTAAILESLRDLKDTSLKSTLIAGANVQEEVGLRGTKGAVRKFKPDVFFAIDCSPADDMSGAKDANGRMGDGVLIRIYDPSYIMSREMRDYLLDTAESNNIPYQYYTSKGGTDAAAAHQLLEGIPTGVIAMAGRYIHTHQTLFHIEDYYAAKALLQEIITTFDQSTLDTLTVK
- the trmB gene encoding tRNA (guanosine(46)-N7)-methyltransferase TrmB, with protein sequence MRLRHKPWANDMLADYPNYVIHDADHPENLRGKWSERFGNDQPIHIEIGMGKGQFIIESAKRHPEINYIGIERQSSVMVSALEKQIEADLDNVWLLRENGRDLTDYFAPGEVDRIYLTFSDPWPKNRHEKRRLTYKDFLAVYEVLLHDAGELHFKTDNQGLFEYSLASFSQYGMILDEVYLDLHASDFEDNVKTEYEEKFSAKGQRIYRVHAHFPGK
- a CDS encoding ABC transporter permease; this translates as MTLEELFKKRQAHFTKQLMKYGKLVFNDHFMLILVVFIGALGYTYSTWLETIDRSAMYLVFIALTMGYLTLFLGETATYLEEADELFLLPKEQDYITIYQQQTIKSYCIHLVPMIIAVFLIRPILSTVANFNLSDMVALLLMWASMKAIDVSVSYYIDVSGEQQLKRYRLSWRIIMYLATLLSVYFMLMIAIVSIVIAAVVVYNCLIQSPIVSQLQLDVLIEREQERKQRIYYFFHLFTDVPYIEQTPHRLRRLDSVIEWLQPREVSSFGYYLRREFVRQRTYSGLVVRLLMVGVLAIIFIDESVMIYMLSVLSHYFILIQLLPLRETLLKHPQFALHPPTATHIRQDLQVFFRQLSIIVSILFGLAGLAQSFTAASILFGLNLLFMGGFIYLYLPYYFSK